aaattaaaataattgaccCATGACTGTGAGAAATAGTCTCTGCACTGATTGATTTCAGgctaaaaatatttcagtttacGATTTATGAACCAGGAGGGGAAAATAGGATACCCTGGATTTGAATAGTATaatattgctttgttttgttttttagggctgtacctgaggcatatggaggttcccaggctaggaattgaatgggacctgcagctgctggcctaaaccatagccacagcaatgcagcctgagccgaatctgtgacctacaccacagctcacggcaacactggatccttaacccgctgagcgaggagagagatcaatcctgcatcctcatggatactagtcgggttcattagctctgaggttcccattgtgggaactccagtatgctTTTTTTATTGAATGTGTTGcaaattacaattaaattttgGCAATCAGAAATATCCTTTTCTCATCTAAAATGGAATTCATTGCATAAGAGATGCCTCTTTTATACAGAGGTGtggaataaatatacaaatatttacctTAAAGCAGTAAACGTTAGTACTGTGGACATTCATCAGTGGGAGGACTAGAAGGTGACCTACAGTTGGTTTCAGTAAATGAgctagaaaagaaatttatttttggcaAACACAAACATGCAAAGGATCAAAAAATACTCCATGTAAGCAAATACTTTTGGAAAGTGATTGtctgagattttaaaatgtagatccatataataatttcaaaactGGAAATACAGCTTGTTTTGTACCCCAATTACAGTCTAAGAAGGTATTTCTGAGGTCATGATCATGTTTATTCTGCATGCACGACATGCAGCAAGAACACCTCCACGCAGTCCCAGCCACTGATGGCCTGAGAAAGCTACACTCCTGAACACTGACTGCCAGTGGGCGCCCCATTGCCTGGGCTGGAATCGGCCTCTGTCCTTACTGCTGCCTCTGGGACAAGTTACctaacatctctgtgcctcatgACTTAATCTGTCAAATGACAATACAAGGTTTCACACAGGGTTGACTGTGGGAATTTACATGAAATAGTGCATCTAGAAGACAATCCATAAATGGTTAGCTATGGAAACCATTAATAAGGTATGTTGGTCTACTGCATCCAGGTTAGGGAGACTAGTGTTAAGAGATATCATCTAATATTGGGGCTGAAGGGAACTTAAGCATCATCTGGCCTCATCCTTTCATCTGCTGGATATTCAAGTCTCCCATATAAGTGATCACATGGCTCCTGCCTGAATGCGTACAATAATGGGAATGAAAGTAATGTCCTTTGTGGGCAGCTTTACCTATTGGGAAGTTACTGAGCTCCAACCTGCTCTCCTTCATGCCTACAATATCATCCCCCTAGAAGCTCACAGTAAAGCTGTGATCTTCCCATGAGAGGCTTCCAGGTATCTGAATGTGACATTGTCCTCTCCAGGATGGTTGCTTTCCAGTAATGAGGTCAGGATTCCAACCTCCTTGCTTTTGCAGCAACCCACACTTTGAATaatgagtctctctctctctctctttttcttttttttttttttttttttttttttgctttttagggctgcacatacagcatatggaagttcccaggctagtggttgacttggagctgtcagccacagccacgccagatccaagctgcgtctgcaacccacactgcagctcacagcaatgccggatccctaatccactgagttaggccagggattgaagctgcatcctcatggatgtaccagtagggttcattacACGGAGCTACTACCGGAACTCCCTGAATCATTTTTATACGACCTCCAGAAATACTGCCTACTtagaaaattcaaatgaatttaaaaattctatgtttatatacatttcttttgagaaaaacaaGCCTTTCTTGAGGatcaaaataaaacaggaagtcCCTAACTTCACAAGTGTATTCTTTGTCATGAAATATTATCAGCACTTCGGGAACTGTGTGAGTTTTTCTTGTGTGGTGACggcagtgggcagagagggaaggggactCTCAGAGAAAGTAACAGTGGCGGCCACAATAGAAATTTGATTATTGTTTCTAACCAAATTTCACCTCTCCAGGCTTGACAGTCTAGTAGTTCCACACAGGAtaaactttaacatttttatcaatAATATCTGGAGGAGGTAACATCCAACTGACACAAAGCCAAGGAGAAATAAGACAACATGAATGTGATaaagtgaagaaagaggaagtaaCAGGACGTTTCCCTGGAGCCTCATAGAAATAAAGGCCAATTTCCATGTTTAGAGAATCGTGTCCCCTGTTATCTGTGTATCTGAAGCATCAAGCATGAAAAAGGCACCGTGGAAATAAGCTCAATTCACAGTGGTGCTCTCAGGTAGAAAAACCAGACACaagagctcccgtcgtggctcagtggttaacgaatccgactaggaaccatgaggttgcgagttcgatctctggcctcgctcagtaggctaaggatccggcattgctgtgagctgtggtgtaggtcgaagacgtggctcggatcccgagttgctgtggccgtgatgtatgcaggcagctgtagctccaattccatccctagcctgggaacctccatatgccaagggaggggccctagcaaaggcaaaaagacaacaacaaaaaaaaaaaaaaagaaaaagaaaaaccagacacAGTTTGCTTACAGGTAATGTGGATGTCTATGTTAAACAGAAGTTTTGCCCCTGGCAATGGACTTGCCCTCATTTTCTCATTCCGTTTCTttggagggttcacttttctgaATCAACCACACTTCATTATTTCTATCCAGCAATTCGAAAGGACTGCTGTAGCCTGCAGTGTAGTAAACCTTTTCATCGAaaacttttccttcttccctcagcACGCTTGCTAATGTCAAGAGTTGTTCTTGGTTCTTTTGGGCACTAGAGAATCCATCGAAAGACCTACAAAGGAGACAGGAAATGACCATCAATGATTTTAACACTGAGGCAAAAGTCAGTCGAAGAAGAAAAGCAGGGGCTGGATGAAACAGATCCTGGATGGAGCACAGCCTCAACGCTGCTCCCTCTCGGCAAGCTGAACTGACCCTTCCTGCCTCCGATTCCCAGGCCCAGTGTGAACTCACGCACAccaaggcaggggtgggggaaccCGGGAGGAGGCATGCGTCCCATCTGTTGGGCAGATGTGGAATTTACACCATCTCATGCTCTAACATGGTGTTTCTCAGACTCTAATATGCTTGTGTGTCACCTGGAAAAGCAGATTCAGGAGGtctggggcggggcctgagcGTCTACATTTCTAAAACTCTCCTTGATGATGTGATGCTCCTGGTCAGGGGACCACCATGAAACCCCCTTAGCAGCCTCTCccagaatttccattttctagcattttccttctctttttcctccttgggAAAAAAGGCAGGCGGTGTATCACAGATGAATATAATGTAGTTTTGACCCTATGAACTTACAGTCTAAGGGAAGAGATGGGCATTTTGGCACCTCTCTCTATGCAGTCCGAGAAGAGCTTCAACAGAGATGGAATCAAAGTGCTCGGGAGCACTGAGGATAGGATGACCCGGGAGGTCAGGTGTGTCTCTCAGGTGGGTCTGGAAAGGATGCTGGTTTTGCCGGGCAGAGAAAGGGGAGGAACAAGAGAAGAACAAAAGTCCCTCAATACAAAACAGTTTCCTAGTGAGGCAGAAAATGAGGTCAGAAAGGTGAGTCGGAGCCAGAAGGAAGAACCCTGTATATCATCCTAAGGCCTTTTGAGATTATTCCAAAGGCTGCTGAACAGAAAGTAACTTGATCAGACCTGGATGAGAATTTAGGCAGTGAGTTGAGAACTAGATTGGAGAGAAGGAGCCAGTTAGGAGGTTACTATGGGGATGGGGAAGAAAAGACTGTCAAAGTATCTGAataaaacatgggaaaaaaaactttaagtacAGGTTTTAATGTACATAAACAAAGATATCCGGAGATTCAATCATGATAGCACGCTGACCTGGATGGGTAGCTGTTGTGTAAATATGGtgaattattttttggccacatccatggcatatggaatttcccctggccagggattgaacccgggcctcAGCAGTGactaagccactgcagagacaatgctggatccttaaccagctcaccacagtgggaactcctaaacatggTTAATTTGAAGGTTAAGAataggaaaaacagaaacaaaaatatatctaATGTGCCTTCTTTAgcataagttttttctttttttctttttgccttttctagggctgctcccgaggcatatggaagttcccaggctaggggtcgaactggagctgtagccaccggcctatgccaaagccacagcaatgtgggatctgagccacatcttcgacccacacacagctcacggcaacgccggatccttaacccactgagcaaggccagggatcgaacccgcaacctcatggttcctagtcggattccttaaccactgagctacgacgggaactccagcataagtTTTATTATCAATGTGCCAATGGAAAAGATCATTTCTGCCATTTTTCTGATAAGATGTAAGCTTTCAAGGATACAGACCATGCCTGTTCTATTCATCAATGTCTACCAGGCATCTGGTCATCCCTGGCAtgcagcacctttttttttttttttttgctttttagggccacacctataaagttcccaggctaggggtcaaattggagctacagccaccagcctatgccacagccacagcaacgtggaatccaagccctgtctgcaacctacaccacagctcacagcaacaccagatccttaacccactgagcaaggccaggggttgaacccgcctcctcgtggatactagtcggatttgtttctgctgcaccacaatggaactcctgcaGTATCTTTTAAATCTTAGTTGAATGAGTAGAGGAATCTACATATGCACGCGTTGACGACAACTTggtaacctaaccctaaccctgtaAAACTGTTCGTAATTTTCAGTACGTTCACTGAAAACGATAATTCTGAATGACGTGTTAAGAGATATTTTGGCTCTTAAATGTATCATTTATTTCCTTAAGGAATAGCCAGCTTTTAATATGTTCTGCCTAAAGGGAATTGTTTCAGATCTCActtcttcattaaaattaaatcttgaggagttcctgctgtggtgcaacaggatcagtggtgtctctgcagcaccatgGGGGCAGGTCCAGTCCCTGCTCAGGCACAgcaagttaaaggatccagtgttgccacagctacagctcggatctgatccctggtccaggaactcgatatgccatggggtggcaaaaaaataaaacaaaatcaaatcttGAGCCTCCTACCTACAAATCCTCTTTTGTCCCCTGAATACACAGTGTTCTGCAATGATTTATCCATGACTTTACTCAGGAGCCTCTCCCCCCCCACCTTACCCCTGACACACCTGCTTCACCAGGAGCCGAAGGATACGGGCAGAGCAACATGTTGCCATATTCTTGAGGCAGTTGCAGTCTATAATTAGGTCTTTAGAATTTAGAATAACAAGACTGAGTGGCTGGCTGactggagaaaaggaggaaagcatCACAGACAAGGTGCCGTTCGATCTAAGTCCTCAAGGATGAAAATGGGCTCtccaggcagagaaggaagagggcGCTAGAACTGGTAGTCCTATCAGGCTCACATTCTAAGTATTTTGGGTAAATCAACTCATTTGATCCTCGTGGCACTTCTGTGAGATAGGTAGGTACTATGATTATACACATTTTACAGCTGCGGAGATTTCGGCTAGGGAAATATGAAGAACTTGTCTGAGGTCAAAAGTAAAGAGATGTGGAAGAAGTGGCCTGTTCACcaagggggcaggtgggggagcaCAGTGGTCAGGAAGACAGGTTGGGGCCAGGTTACGAAGGCATCGTGTACACTGTGAACAGTTTCAATGTCGCTCTGAAGCAAGAGgaacagagatttttattttattctattttattttttagtctttttgtctttttagggctgcacctgctgcatatggaggttcccaggctaggggtcgaatcagagctgtagccaccggcccacgccacagccacagcaatgccagatgcaagctgcatctgtgacctacaccactgctcatggtaacgccggatccctaacccactgagcgaggccagggattgaacccacatcctcatggatcccagtcaggttcgttaactgctgagccatgaagggaactccccgacAGAGATTTTTTAATGCAGTAACAGTTGCTATTACGTGCAGTTGAGGGAGATCAGAGGTTCCAGAGTGGAGGGTGGGGGACAGAAGAGGGCTGGTGGGTGGAGAGAGCAGCTGGGAGGCTCTTGAAGCAAAACTGTTAAGATtcaagattgaggagttccctggtggcctggcagttaaggactcagtgtggtcactgctgtggtctgggttactgttgtggctcgggttcaatcccaggaacttccgccTGCCAcgggtgcagtgggttggggggACCTGAGATTGCTAAGTGTCAGAGTATCTGGTGAGGGTCAGGCCTGTGCCGAGTACTGGGGTAGCAAAGCTGACTTAGCTGTGGCACCTGTAAGGTGAGAGCCGTAGGAAATAACAGCAGGGAGAAAGGGAGCAGAATCAGGACCATTCCTGAGGCGAATGGGCTGGGTCTGGGGACTGGCTGTCAGGGAAGAGTGCGCTGACGGGGTCTCAGAGGTCCTTGCTGGGGAGGCTGTCAGGCTGAAGAGGCCTTTTTACTGAAACAGGCACTGCAAGGTCAGAGAGTTTGGGACCTGGGGGAAGGCTCATTTTCAGAGCTGTTGACTTTGATCCCCTGTTCTAGTCGCCACATGGAGATGCCCAGCAGGCAGGGAAATCAAGGCCGGAGACACTAAATTTGAGAGGGAGTTGAAGCGGCATGAACAGATGGCCTAGAGCAAGTCTGCTGTGACGGGAGGGTCAGTAACAGGCATGGGCAGTGACCTCGGGAGTGGAGAGCGGATGAGGCGCCACTGGAGGGAGAGAACCAGGAGAGGAATGACACAAGAGTGACCTTCTGAGAGTTACAGGGTAAACATGGATCGCACGAAGGCACTGCCCTTGAGTGATAGGTGCAAGTGCACTGCCGAGGGTCAGGGTGACAGAAGCAGCTCCAAAGAGGGAGCGCAGGTGCCCGGGGTTGTACCAGTAGGACAGGTACGTGAGagctgaggaaacagagacagagggacGGAGTCTAACAGGTTAGTAGTGCAGAGAGCGtgaaaaaggaataaagggaACTCTAATAGACTATTATCTTATATACTGggggaggttttttaaaaataccaacagGGAAAATTTAATATAAGGAATGAGTTGAACAGGCATCAGAGgtctgaaaaactgaaaagaaccCGGGAAACCAACAGAGGCAGGAACTGCAGGAAGCAGCTACCTACCATCCTTTCGGCTCAGGGAACAAAGGCAAGAGCTTGGGGTCTCAGAACCTagcagtggggaggaggggtccCATGCATGCAGTGTTTTAAGGCATTTTTGTTCAGAGTTAACTAGATGGAAAACAAGGACAATCTTATGCTTTTGGGGGGGAGTATAAtttgtattatgttttatttgttgcAGGTAAGCAACAGACTCCTCATTTAATGAGTTATTTCTTGCAACAGATCCATAGTAACATAAAACTAAGCCACTAGGAAAACACAACAAAAGGCATGAGACCTGTTTTTAAGGAAGGGTGAAAGGCATAGAAGCTAAATTGCAGAGGAGCTAAACTCCGAGTGCTGGCAAGTAAAATCAACAGTCAGCAGGGCTATAAATTATCTACCACTTACCGTACAAACACCGTCATTTCAGCTCTGTCTTCAATGAAGACATCTGACTGTGTAGGCCTGGGCGGATCAGATTGCTGTTCAGATGGGATATACAGGGAAATGGTAATGGTAGACTCGCTAAAAGGACCTGAACCCGGCTCCACGTAGCTTGTCACTGGAGCTGTCATCTTGATTTTCATCTCTGTGCCACAAAACATATAGATTGAAATGCAAAGGAGACTGTGAAAGCAGATTTAGACTACATTTAAAATcttcacctaattttttttttttcttttgccttttctagggtggcacccgaggcatatggaggctcccaggctgggggtctaattacagctacagctgcaggcctacgccagagccacagcaactcgggatctgagccgagtctgcaacctacaccacagctcacggcaatgccagatccttaacccactgagcaaggccagggatggaacctgcaacctcatggttcccagtcggattccttaaccactgagccatgacgggaactcccaatatttattattttttaatcggAGTTTCTTGATTTACTTTATGCTGTTGCCACAAATACTTTTAAgataattttcatctttaaaaaaaaaaaggccaaaatgaCAACTACCCACTGGCCACACTGAACACTTTCTgtactattaatatttttcattaataaattcCATAGTCTTAGGGATAGAAGGGAAAATGAGAGATCACTTAGACCAGATCATTATTTTTACAATTCAGAAACTGAGGACCCATTGACTAAGTGACCTGTTAAAATATAAACAGCCTCAGAACCAGACCAGAAGATGTATCTTGAGACTCTGAGTCTTGTGTTCCTTGTGCCTTCCTACCTCCTGATGTCTCTTACCCTACCAGTCACCAAATCATCTCAAAGCATTAGCATGAAAAGGCCTTAAGTTGAGTTACACAGAGGCCCAGTTGAGCCAGCAGAATCAAGGACAAGGAGAACAGGGGCAGAAAAGCACTGCTGAGTACTGCTCTCCTCTAGAGGCTGCTAAGAGTCCTTGTCTTCAACCATTAAGTGATGATCttgttatttttccattctaaaagatatttctttaataaacGAAAACTCAATGAGCCAGGGGACCGAACCacaatatagtatatataattacAAGGTAAATTGCCTTCACCCTTCTCGTTTTTGCCTTGAATGTAGCTATTCAGCCGGGTAAAGCCAGTCTGGATGGCTGAATCCCAGTCCGCAGACTCCACTGAAGTGCTGACCCACTTGGCCGGTCCATAGTGGCGGATCTCATAACTTCCGGGCTAAGATGGAACAGGAAAAAGTTGCGGAAGCCAGTCTAAGAAGGTACAGCGTGAGATGCAACAGTACAGGTGCCTTAATCCCGGGTCCACCTGGGACAGCCCGCCCAGGGGCTCTGCCCCTGGGGTCCCGCCTGAGGTTCTGGCTTCTTAGCTCCGGGCACGGCCCCTCCCCCGCACTCCCCAGTTGGAGATACAGGAGGCCTCGCCCCACCTGCAGGGGAGCGGGGAGTCGGCTCAGCTCAGGTTAAAACAGGCCACTGTTCTGCCATCTCCGACCAGAGGTCCCACCGCGGGTTCTGGGACAAGAtcgatttttgtttgtttgtttgtttaaacctcaaagaaaagaaattgaattgtAGCCAGTACCTAGGTCATGGCTCGCCGACGCATTTTCCCGTTTGTGCAGGGATGGGACTCATATCATTCTAAAAACTATAGTTTTTACTTAAATAAATCATCGCAAATCAGCCAGAGGACGGCCGCGCGCTCTCCTCCCCGCGGTCCGGCCGGCATCCTCCGCGCTCCGCGACGGAGCCTACCTGGGGGCCAGTGTCCTCCGGGGCCTCCCAGCCCGGCGTCTCCACTGCCGGGGCCTCTGAGCACTCGGCTGTCCTGGGGTCCGGATCCAGCACTTCGGCCATGGGCGGCGCCGACACTCCAGGAGAAGAGCCTGGTGAGCTGCGCCGGGACCGAGGCCGCGCCTGGGCCACTCCGGGCCGCCCCGCCTGCGTGTCCCCTAGTCCCCGCCCTGCAGAGGCGCGGCCCCCCTCCCCGCAGTGCGGGATCCCCGAGTCCGTGGGACACTGCCAGGCCTGGGCCGGGAGGGGGCGCTGCGACCGCGATCCCGACCCCGGGCAGCTCCAGCTGGCCGCTCCGGTATGCGTTCCCTCTGAGACAGGATGGTAGGATCCGTCTTGCCCGGTTTTCTTTGGGGGTCCTTCCCGCCCCGCACTTGTTTTAAAAAGGCGTCCACTGTGGGAGCCGGGGGCGGAGGCGGACAAAGCAGCTGGCTGATGGGGTTTCTGGTGTAACCGGTCCAGGAACCTCTCCCTCAACCCCACCCGCGCGGGGAGCCGGTTCTGCTGCCGGGTCCACTCCTCCGGAGGCATGTGATCGAGGCCCATCCTCATGAGTGACCTCAGCGAAGTTGGCAggaagtggggctggggtgggagtaCACTTCTTCAGACTCTGACCTTGGCTGTCCCAGTCTGCACCCCTGTGTGTGGAGACCTCCCTGCGAGGGTTGGATCCCGGGATCCAGCCAGGGGCGAGTGACCCCACTCGCACCTAGACAGCTGCTTCGGTCCCCAACAGCCGTCAGGGATCCTAGGGGAAAGAAGTGGGTGGGGCCACAGTCACACTTGGAGAAAATTTTCAACTATCCTGGTTTCTTGTCctttcccacctccccaccctgaaATGCCCTCCAAACCCCTGAGTCATCCTGCCAGACCTACCAGgtgaggaaggtggggagggagagagagaagaagagagggaacAACAGGAAGAGGTGGCCAGTGATGGTGAAAGTTTTTGTAAGacaattattgaaaaaaattcatatgtcaTGTAATTCACTCATACACAGTATAccattcaatggtttttagtgtatattcatagttgtgcaaccatcagtACAATGAATTTTAGGACACCATCATCATCCCtccaacccctccccccccaaacccTATTGAAACCCCTTTAGCCATCACTCTTCAACTCTCCATCCCCCAGTCCTAGGCAACTGGCTGATCTGCTCTTTGTTCCTATTCTCAACCTTCcctataaatgggatcatacagcGGCTGAATACACTGGGGCTGCTATAACAAGATACTTCAGACCGGGTAGCTTATAAGcagcagaagtttatttctcacggttctggaagctggaagtctgagatgagGGTGCCAACAAGAGGGCAgatgagggccctcttcctgCTACCCTCATatggaaggggcaagggagctttTCTCTggtctccctctcttttttttttttttttttttttttgcagcacagggaagttccctgggccagggattgaatctgagccatggctatgacctatgccacagctgcagcaatgccagatccttaacccactgcacacagcagaaactcccctctggtctcttttataagggcacacATCCACTCATGAGCcatccaccctcatgacctaatcacttccAAAGGCCCTGCTTCCTAATGGCATCACACTAGGTTTCAGgatttcaatgtatgaatttggTGGCACACAAACATGCAGACCATAGCAAATGGAATGCTTTATGGCTAGCTATGTTCACTTAGCAaaacattttcaaggttcattcacgTAGCTTGAGTAGGTACTTTATTCCTTctaatggctgaaaaatattcagttagagaaacattttattgatt
The nucleotide sequence above comes from Phacochoerus africanus isolate WHEZ1 chromosome 2, ROS_Pafr_v1, whole genome shotgun sequence. Encoded proteins:
- the HEBP2 gene encoding heme-binding protein 2, coding for MAEVLDPDPRTAECSEAPAVETPGWEAPEDTGPQPGSYEIRHYGPAKWVSTSVESADWDSAIQTGFTRLNSYIQGKNEKEMKIKMTAPVTSYVEPGSGPFSESTITISLYIPSEQQSDPPRPTQSDVFIEDRAEMTVFVRSFDGFSSAQKNQEQLLTLASVLREEGKVFDEKVYYTAGYSSPFELLDRNNEVWLIQKSEPSKETE